CATTAACCGGTAAATTGCGTCGGTTAATTGAATTTCTCCGCCCGCGCCGACATCCTGATTTTCTAATAGATTAAAGATAGCAGGTGTTAATATATAACGTCCGATAATAGCAATGTTAGAAGGAGCATGACCTGGGGAAGGCTTCTCCACAACGCCGCGCACCTTAAGAATACGATCGCCATCGCCGCCACCAGAAGGATCAGGATCCACGATTCCGTATCGGGACACCTCAGCATCAGGCACCTTTTTCACCGCTAGCACTGAGCCTTGTACCTGATCGTAGACATCCATCATTTGCTTTAAGCAAGGCACATCGTCGGATTGGACGATATCATCCCCTAATAACACTGCAAATGGTTCATCGCCAATGAACTTGCGAGCGCACCATATCGCATGACCAAGCCCACGAGGCTCCTTCTGGCGAATGTAGTGGATATCGATCAGATCGGACGGCTTCTGAACCTCTGATAGCAAATCCAGCTTCCCCTTCGATAGCAAGCTTTGCTCCAGCTCATAGGAGCTGTCGAAGTGATCCTCAATTGCCCGTTTTCCTTTACCTGTTACGATAAGAATATCTTCAATTCCAGATGCTACGGCTTCTTCGACAATATATTGAATTCCAGG
This portion of the Cohnella abietis genome encodes:
- the galU gene encoding UTP--glucose-1-phosphate uridylyltransferase GalU, translated to MRIRKAIIPAAGMGTRFLPATKAMPKEMLPIIDKPGIQYIVEEAVASGIEDILIVTGKGKRAIEDHFDSSYELEQSLLSKGKLDLLSEVQKPSDLIDIHYIRQKEPRGLGHAIWCARKFIGDEPFAVLLGDDIVQSDDVPCLKQMMDVYDQVQGSVLAVKKVPDAEVSRYGIVDPDPSGGGDGDRILKVRGVVEKPSPGHAPSNIAIIGRYILTPAIFNLLENQDVGAGGEIQLTDAIYRLMRDESVYAYKFDGTRYDTGEKLGYLKTIIDFALERPDLKDEVRAYLEEKLGKY